The Nocardia bhagyanarayanae region TGCAGGACATCGGCTTCGAACACCTCGACGCGGTGGAGGACGGCGACGGGCACCGGGGCTGGGTGGTGCGCCGCACGGTGATCGACGTGCTGAAGCCGGTGGTGTGGGGCGAGCGGGTCACCCTGCACCGCTGGTGCTCGGCCCTGTCGAACCGCTGGTGCAACATGCGCGTGCAGATCTTCGGAAGCGCGGGCGGTCTGATCGAGACCGAGGCCTTCCTGATCCACTTCGGCATCGAGAGCGGCGTGCCCACCAGGATGAGCGACCGGTTCATGGCGCCGATGCTGGCCAGTACCACCGAGCATCGCCTGCGCTGGCAGGCCGCTCTCACCGAGCCGATCCCCGACGTGACGGCGGCCGATGTCGAGGTACTGCCCTTCCCGCTTCGGGTGGCCGACATCGACATGCTCGATCACGTCAACAACGCCGTCTACCTGGGAGCGCTCGAGGAGCTGTTGGCCAGGCACAGCGACCTGCTCTCGGCCGCGCAC contains the following coding sequences:
- a CDS encoding acyl-[acyl-carrier-protein] thioesterase, yielding MVIPSALPERPPIGTPFQTGWPVRLADTDRQQRLRLDAVARYLQDIGFEHLDAVEDGDGHRGWVVRRTVIDVLKPVVWGERVTLHRWCSALSNRWCNMRVQIFGSAGGLIETEAFLIHFGIESGVPTRMSDRFMAPMLASTTEHRLRWQAALTEPIPDVTAADVEVLPFPLRVADIDMLDHVNNAVYLGALEELLARHSDLLSAAHRVIIEYAKPLESRDEVRVIGRRTGNTLDAWLVVGDEARAVGRVTPR